Proteins from a genomic interval of Debaryomyces hansenii CBS767 chromosome E complete sequence:
- a CDS encoding DEHA2E13706p (some similarities with uniprot|P09959 Saccharomyces cerevisiae YLR182W SWI6 Transcription cofactor and highly similar to ca|CA1605|CaSWI6 Candida albicans CaSWI6 Transcription factor (by homology)), giving the protein MDSPLNVGDTTTNSIQHLLSDTHLNTSCSTTVNSAVYSDEKVIQLNLVIQTNEKEDGRKKEDDPIVILRRVQDSYINISQLFSILLKIGHLSEAQLTNFLNNEILTNTQYLSSGGSNPQFNDLRNHEVRDLRGLWIPYDRAVSLALKFDIYELAKSLFLIDVHDYDDLPKVVTANKRSLYEGSADGEKDAGLTGSPSKKQKIQADKMNGDQADIQSILKKTIQENKSFPRTLPPLASDEENSELESDIKSKFSEIFKKDNTSELSYTDIKSTFQNILQNKQENLRLLTDISLDQSGKTALHFASTLASSDLVSAFIKLGLCSPIRGTTSGRSPLISAILVTNSMERGNFAELLSALWPNLWLYDNKNWSFLHHLAFQASKNLESSKFYLRKILEWVIADSGKKQDSLTTLSRELINLQDEESGNTCLHLAAESESRWFVNIFLELNADVNLVNKTGVKPADFDIVKDILTERKNGAESKSGTEHDNYILELVRTSMEFHNKKLESGVNPESEDEDNTIKEEGSKPKKLASGSSSSNKIFQSIQDLLSNTNHEYDNIIKTKRLQINNLNQSLHDATIVTANNRFVTNKISEKLAYLDNLKLQMANISDKLQLAQKEIPADLKVENENENTKFDSDEPFIIKPIYERLIQGEAADSIKPTDEILSQLPPLPILKARIKAYQEINSKIESELTNLLDYSELTSKFKKVVSFCTGVDINEVDELLDGLLEAVEGQQ; this is encoded by the coding sequence ATGGATTCTCCGCTAAATGTGGGTGACACCACCACCAATTCAATCCAGCATCTATTGAGCGATACCCATCTCAATACTTCATGTTCTACCACAGTGAATTCGGCCGTGTACTCGGATGAAAAGGTTATACAATTGAACTTGGTTATTCAAACAAACGAGAAAGAAGACGGTAGGAAGAAAGAGGACGATCCGATAGTGATATTGAGACGTGTTCAGGACTCGTACATTAACATTTCTCAACTTTTTTCAATACTCTTGAAGATCGGGCACTTGAGCGAAGCTCAATTGAcgaatttcttgaataacgAAATTCTTACCAACACGCAGTATTTGTCTAGCGGAGGGTCGAATCCTCAGTTCAATGACTTGCGGAACCACGAAGTTCGTGATTTACGAGGTTTGTGGATTCCGTATGATAGGGCCGTGTCATTAGCTTTGAAATTCgatatttatgaattgGCTAAAAGCTTATTTTTGATCGATGTACATGACTACGATGATTTGCCCAAAGTGGTCACTGCAAACAAGAGGTCGTTATACGAGGGATCTGCTGATGGTGAAAAAGATGCTGGGTTAACAGGCTCTCCCAGTAAGAAACAAAAGATACAGGCCGATAAAATGAATGGGGATCAGGCGGATATCCAGAGTATTCTCAAAAAGACTATCCAAGAGAATAAAAGCTTTCCTCGTACTTTGCCCCCATTGGCGtctgatgaagaaaattctGAGTTGGAGTCGGATATTAAACTGAAATTCAGTGAGATTTTCAAAAAGGATAATACTTCCGAATTATCGTATACTGATATTAAATCGACCTTCCAGAATATACTACAAAATAAGCAAGAAAACTTGCGTTTATTAACGGATATATCGTTGGACCAACTGGGTAAAACTGCATTACATTTCGCTTCTACTTTAGCATCACTGGACTTAGTTTCAGCTTTCATAAAATTGGGATTATGCTCGCCAATTAGGGGTACTACATCAGGAAGATCCCCATTGATTTCAGCCATCTTAGTTACCAACTCAATGGAAAGAGGTAATTTCGCAGAATTGTTGAGTGCTTTATGGCCAAATTTATGGCtatatgataataaaaaCTGGTCATTTCTACATCATTTAGCATTTCAAGCAAGCAAGAACTTGGAATCAAGTAAATTTTACTTGCGCAAGATTTTGGAATGGGTCATTGCCGATTCTGGGAAGAAACAAGATTCTTTAACTACTCTATCAAgagaattaataaatttacaGGATGAGGAGAGCGGGAACACCTGTTTACATTTGGCAGCCGAAAGTGAATCACGATGGTTcgttaatatatttcttgaattaaatGCCGATGTAAATCTTGTTAATAAGACAGGTGTAAAGCCTGCAGATTTCGACATCGTTAAGGATATTTTAACTGAAAGAAAGAATGGGGCAGAATCAAAGAGTGGCACCGAGCATGATAACTATATACTAGAACTAGTTCGTACAAGCATGGAATTTCATAATAAAAAGCTAGAACTGGGAGTAAATCCAGAATCtgaagacgaagataaTACGatcaaagaagaaggtaGCAAACCTAAGAAATTGGCCTCAGGTAGTTCTTCATCGAACAAGATTTTCCAAAGTATAcaagatttattatcaaatacaaATCACGAATACGACAATATAATTAAGACCAAACGGTTACagatcaataatttgaatcaatctTTGCACGATGCAACCATTGTGACAGCAAACAATAGATTTGTAACCAATAAGATATCAGAGAAACTAGCGTATCTAGACAACTTGAAATTACAGATGGCtaatatttctgataaATTACAGTTGGCCCAAAAGGAAATCCCGGCCGACTTGaaagttgaaaatgaaaacgAAAATACTAAATTTGATTCAGATGAACCATTTATCATTAAACCAATATATGAAAGGTTGATACAAGGTGAAGCTGCTGACAGTATCAAGCCTACggatgaaatattaagtCAATTACCACCTTTGCCTATTTTAAAAGCTAGAATTAAAGCATATCAAGAAATCAATAGTAAGATAGAAAGCGAATTAACTAATTTACTAGACTACAGTGAGTTGACCTCTAAGTTCAAGAAAGTAGTTAGTTTCTGTACAGGAGTCGATATTAATGAGGTTGATGAGTTATTGGACGGTTTGTTAGAAGCTGTTGAGGGTCAACAGTAG
- a CDS encoding DEHA2E13728p (highly similar to uniprot|Q06389 Saccharomyces cerevisiae YDR373W FRQ1 N-myristoylated calcium-binding protein that may have a role in intracellular signaling and highly similar to ca|CA1606|CaNCS1 Candida albicans CaNCS1 Calcium binding protein (by homology)), translating to MGKSVSKLSKDDLQSLRQATYFDKRELQQWYKGFLRDCPSGQLSEEEFSKVFKQFFPFGDPSDYCHYLFRVFDVDNSKYIDFKEFIIALSITSRGSLEQKLNWSFKLYDFRRCEQLSYNDVLTIIRATYKMIGAMVALPEDERTPEQRTDKLFRYLNKDRDRDTINKDDFKKLSKFDAAIVNALNSYEGLV from the coding sequence ATGGGTAAGTCAGTATCGAAATTGTCAAAGGATGATTTACAATCACTTAGACAAGCAActtattttgataaaagAGAGTTACAACAGTGGTATAAGGGGTTTTTAAGGGATTGTCCGCTGGGACAGCTATCAGAAGAGGAGTTTTCGAAGGTatttaaacaattttttccTTTTGGGGATCCAAGTGATTATTGTCATTATCTATTTCGGGTTTTTGatgttgataattcaaagtATATCGACTTCAAGGAATTTATCATTGCATTGTCGATTACTAGTCGAGGCTCGCTAGAACAGAAGTTGAACTGGAGTTTCAAGCTTTACGATTTTCGGAGATGTGAGCAGTTATCTTATAATGACGTGCTAACGATAATACGGGCAACTTACAAGATGATCGGTGCTATGGTGGCATTGCCAGAGGATGAAAGGACGCCAGAACAAAGAACAGATAAGCTTTTCCGCTATTTGAATAAGGATAGAGATAGAGatacaataaataaggATGACTTTAAGAAGTTACTGAAGTTTGACGCTGCCATAGTGAACGCATTGAATTCATACGAGGGCTTGGTATAA